The Corylus avellana chromosome ca8, CavTom2PMs-1.0 genome has a segment encoding these proteins:
- the LOC132189453 gene encoding probable xyloglucan glycosyltransferase 5, whose protein sequence is MAPRLDFSNWWAKDTRTGNPVVVTMENPNFSVVEIDGPDAAFRPVEKSRGRNARQVTWVLLLKANRAVGCVAWLATALWALLGAIKKRLIHRQGVKMASEKLGKGKLIFRVIRAFLFTALAILFFEVAAYLQGWHYFENPSLHIPRTSDLQGFLHTVYVAWLTFRADYIAPPIQALSNFCVVLFLIQSVDRMVLCLGCFWIKYKKIKPRIEGDPFKSDDVEGAGYEHPMVLVQIPMCNEREVYEQSISAVCQLDWPKDRFLIQVLDDSDDESIQCLIKAEVSKWNQKGINIIYRHRLVRTGYKAGNLKSAMGCDYVKSYEFVAIFDADFQPNPDFLNQTVLHFKDNPELALVQARWAFVNKDENLLTRLQNINLCFHFEVEQQVNGVFLNFFGFNGTAGVWRIKALEESGGWLERTTVEDMDIAVRAHLNGWKFIFLNDVKVLCEVPESYEAYRKQQHRWHSGPMQLFRLCLPAIITSKISACKKANMILLFFLLRKLILPFYSFTLFCVILPLTMFVPEAELPVWVICYVPVFMSFLNILPAPKSFPFIVPYLLFENTMSVTKFNAMVSGLFQLGSSYEWVVTKKAGRSSESDLLAAAERESKTMTQPQIYRGASESELSELNQIKEQKEAVRVPLKKVNKIYRKELALAFLLLTASVRSLLSEQGVHFYFLLFQGVTFLLVGLDLIGEQMS, encoded by the exons ATGGCTCCAAGATTGGATTTTTCCAACTGGTGGGCAAAAGATACCCGGACGGGAAACCCGGTGGTAGTGACAATGGAGAACCCCAACTTCTCCGTCGTGGAGATTGACGGTCCAGATGCTGCGTTCCGGCCGGTGGAGAAAAGCCGCGGCAGGAATGCCAGGCAGGTCACCTGGGTCTTGCTTCTCAAGGCCAATCGTGCTGTCGGTTGCGTCGCCTGGCTCGCCACCGCCCTCTGGGCATTGCTCGGAGCCATCAAGAAGAGGCTGATTCACAGGCAAGGTGTGAAGATGGCGAGTGAGAAGTTGGGGAAGGGGAAATTGATTTTCAGAGTCATTAGAGCGTTCCTATTCACTGCCTTGGCCATCCTGTTCTTTGAGGTTGCTGCCTACTTGCAAGGCTGGCATTATTTTGAGAATCCCAGTTTGCACATTCCTCGGACTTCTGATTTGCAAGGCTTCCTCCACACTGTTTATGTTGCTTGGTTGACATTCCGGGCTGATTACATTGCTCCCCCAATTCAAGCACTCTCTAACTTCTGTGTTGTTCTCTTTCTTATCCAATCCGTGGACCGTATGGTACTTTGCTTAGGTTGCTTCTGGATAAAATACAAGAAGATTAAGCCCAGGATTGAGGGGGATCCCTTCAAGTCGGATGATGTGGAGGGTGCGGGCTATGAGCATCCCATGGTTCTTGTTCAAATTCCAATGTGTAATGAGAGGGAG GTCTATGAGCAGTCTATCTCTGCAGTGTGCCAACTTGATTGGCCAAAGGACCGTTTTCTGATTCAAGTTCTTGACGATTCTGATGATGAGAGTATTCAATGTTTAATTAAGGCAGAGGTTTCAAAATGGAATCAAAAAGGCATCAACATAATCTATCGGCATCGCTTGGTTAGAACTGGTTACAAAGCTGGGAATCTCAAGTCTGCAATGGGCTGTGATTATGTTAAGAGTTACGAGTTTGTTGCGATTTTTGACGCAGATTTCCAGCCTAATCCAGATTTTCTTAACCAAACTGTGCTGCATTTCAAG GACAATCCTGAACTAGCTTTGGTTCAGGCTAGATGGGCTTTTGTGAACAAGGATGAGAACTTGTTGACTCGTCTCCAAAACATTAATCTGTGTTTCCACTTTGAGGTGGAACAGCAGGTTAATGGGGTATTCCTTAATTTCTTTGGTTTCAATGGAACTGCTGGTGTCTGGAGAATCAAAGCCCTGGAGGAGTCTGGAGGCTGGCTTGAAAGGACAACTGTAGAGGATATGGATATAGCTGTCCGAGCCCATCTCAATGGTTGGAAGTTCATCTTCCTTAATGACGTAAAG GTCCTTTGTGAAGTTCCCGAGTCATATGAAGCGTACAGGAAGCAGCAGCATCGCTGGCATTCTGGTCCAATGCAACTTTTTAGATTGTGTCTTCCAGCAATTATAACTTCTAAG ATATCGGCATGCAAGAAAGCAAACATGATACTGCTATTCTTTCTGTTGAGGAAACTTATCCTTCCCTTTTATTCCTTCACATTGTTCTGCGTAATTCTTCCTTTAACCATGTTTGTCCCAGAGGCTGAGCTTCCTGTGTGGGTCATTTGTTATGTGCCTGTTTTTATGTCGTTCCTCAACATTCTTCCAGCCCCTAAATCCTTCCCCTTCATTGTTCCTTACCTACTATTTGAGAACACCATGTCTGTTACAAAATTCAATGCAATGGTATCTGGACTGTTCCAGTTGGGTAGCTCTTATGAGTGGGTTGTCACCAAGAAGGCCGGTAGGTCATCAGAATCCGATTTACTGGCTGCTGCTGAAAGGGAATCGAAAACAATGACTCAACCACAGATCTATAGAGGAGCTTCTGAGAGCGAGCTTTCTGAGTTGAACCAAATTAAGGAACAGAAAGAAGCGGTTCGAGTTCCTCTTAAGAAAGTTAACAAGATATATAGGAAGGAGCTTGCTCTGGCATTCCTTTTGCTCACGGCTTCTGTGAGAAGCCTGTTATCTGAACAAGGAGTCCACTTCTACTTCCTGCTTTTCCAAGGGGTGACCTTCCTTCTTGTGGGTCTTGATCTAATTGGGGAGCAGATGAGCTAA